The following are encoded together in the Anaerostipes caccae L1-92 genome:
- the thiS gene encoding sulfur carrier protein ThiS, with protein MMRVNGKERCLEAGRTTLKQFLLKEGYRLEHIAVERNGEIAPKAEYETIMLTEADTLEIVSFVGGG; from the coding sequence ATGATGCGTGTCAATGGAAAAGAAAGATGCCTTGAAGCCGGCAGGACCACTCTGAAGCAATTTCTTCTGAAAGAGGGTTACAGGCTTGAGCACATTGCGGTGGAAAGAAACGGAGAGATCGCGCCAAAGGCCGAGTATGAGACAATTATGCTGACAGAGGCGGATACACTGGAGATTGTCAGTTTCGTAGGCGGTGGATGA
- a CDS encoding small, acid-soluble spore protein, alpha/beta type — protein sequence MSKEKDFIEKSFEEMTEDERLKYEIAVELGLADKVKEEGWKALSASETGRIGGLMTKRKRQKTQEAED from the coding sequence ATGTCCAAAGAAAAAGATTTTATAGAAAAGTCATTTGAAGAGATGACAGAAGATGAGCGGTTAAAGTACGAGATCGCTGTGGAACTTGGACTGGCTGACAAAGTAAAGGAGGAGGGCTGGAAAGCTCTTTCTGCCAGCGAGACCGGAAGGATCGGCGGCCTGATGACCAAGAGAAAGAGACAGAAAACACAGGAAGCAGAAGATTAA
- a CDS encoding amidohydrolase family protein gives MKNFALKGDIIYTPEPGKFRCHEDSYLVCGDGKVKGIWRELPERFSGIRVEDYSGKLIFPGLCDLHIHAPQYSFRGIGMDMELLPWLETYTFPEESKYGDLEYAKKAYEIFTEDLRRSATSRVNVFATIHREAAVLLMDLLEKAGICGFAGKVCMDRNCPDDYREEDARTSAEETRKWYETVKDRTMMRPILTPRFLPSCSDELMEQLGKFQRETGLYVQSHLSENPEEVEWVKELAPWSENYGDAYDRFGLFGGTAKTVMAHCVYSGKKERALMKARGVYAAHCPQSNLNLSSGIAPVRTMLEEGLHVGLGTDMAGGASLSMLRVMTDAVQVSKMYWRYLDKKKKPLSAPEAFYLGTKGGGSFFGQVGSFEEGYEFDAVVLNDASLGTALDLQMDQRMERAMYLSGTEEITAKYVGGRKIFERL, from the coding sequence ATGAAAAATTTTGCCTTAAAAGGAGATATTATTTATACGCCTGAACCCGGTAAGTTCCGGTGCCACGAAGACTCTTATCTGGTCTGCGGGGACGGAAAGGTGAAGGGAATATGGAGAGAACTACCTGAACGATTTTCGGGGATCAGAGTGGAGGATTACAGCGGAAAGCTTATTTTTCCGGGACTGTGTGATCTTCATATCCATGCGCCCCAATATTCCTTCCGGGGGATCGGAATGGACATGGAACTGCTTCCCTGGCTGGAAACTTATACATTTCCGGAAGAATCAAAATACGGTGACCTTGAATATGCCAAAAAAGCCTATGAGATATTTACAGAAGATCTGAGAAGGAGTGCAACATCCAGAGTCAATGTGTTTGCGACGATTCACAGGGAGGCTGCGGTTTTGCTGATGGATCTGCTTGAGAAAGCAGGGATCTGCGGGTTTGCGGGGAAGGTATGCATGGACCGGAACTGTCCCGATGATTACAGGGAAGAGGATGCCCGGACATCCGCCGAGGAGACCAGAAAGTGGTATGAGACTGTGAAAGACAGGACGATGATGAGGCCGATCCTGACGCCGCGGTTCCTGCCTTCCTGCTCCGATGAACTGATGGAGCAGCTTGGGAAATTCCAGAGAGAGACCGGCCTGTATGTGCAGTCTCATCTGTCAGAAAACCCGGAAGAGGTGGAGTGGGTGAAAGAACTGGCTCCATGGTCTGAAAACTATGGAGATGCCTATGACCGTTTCGGGCTTTTCGGCGGCACAGCAAAGACGGTTATGGCTCACTGTGTGTACTCCGGAAAAAAGGAGAGGGCACTGATGAAAGCAAGAGGTGTCTATGCGGCCCATTGTCCCCAATCCAATCTGAATCTTTCCTCAGGGATCGCTCCGGTGAGAACTATGCTGGAGGAAGGGCTTCATGTGGGTCTTGGGACCGATATGGCCGGGGGTGCCAGCCTTTCGATGCTGCGGGTGATGACAGATGCAGTACAGGTATCAAAAATGTACTGGAGATATCTGGATAAAAAGAAAAAACCGCTGTCTGCCCCGGAAGCGTTTTATCTTGGGACCAAGGGAGGCGGAAGCTTTTTCGGGCAGGTTGGAAGTTTCGAGGAGGGATATGAGTTTGACGCTGTCGTTTTAAATGATGCTTCTCTGGGAACAGCACTCGATCTTCAGATGGACCAGCGGATGGAAAGAGCCATGTATTTAAGCGGAACAGAAGAGATCACAGCGAAATATGTGGGCGGAAGGAAGATATTTGAGCGCTTATGA
- a CDS encoding PD-(D/E)XK nuclease family protein, with product MALQCVLGAGRTGKTDYIYQQMIKESMENRDENFFFLVPDQSTLNAQRELITRHPNHGTMNIDVVGFYRLSYRVFEELSYIPKELLNDEGKSMVIRKVMGECRKDLLVFGSGMEKQGFIDEMKSFFAETYQYDVSLEKLKEAVKSFENTDSLTLKMKDIVLVLEKFEDYMKDRYLVSEQLLDVLAQKITESEKLKGATIYIDGFTGFTPIQNKVLKKLLPYAKKIVAAFTIDEKRAGGPYRDYELFAMPKKEISQLKEMAVRQGVPILPDVILHPNAAGSKELRHLEQNLFRYPFHVYRGKTKDIRVCCLKNPKEESRYILGCIEHLVRKEGYRYKDLVVLTGDMETYQPELEKCFEDFGIPCFIDGNRALRNNPCVETILSALKMIQMDFSYEMVFRYLKSGFSALEPEETDLLENFVIASGIRGYARWNRPFKSRAFTKEEMKQINQSRETFMKETGPFKEGIRKRGITVLERLTHLHGFFLTLDIQGQMERKKEEFEAAGDLAMAKTYDQIYGEVLNIMDQMAEILGEEELSFDEFCAVLETGLSEMTVGVIPPGLDQVIVGDIERTRVEGVKVLFFAGINEGVVPKPSKGGGLVTDSQREELLKAGISLAPGAANQAYMEQYYLYLAMSKPDEKLYLTYASMDSSGESKAPSYLIGRIEKLFPGLKKDLDLQETPVYSVSEARERFVEKLQELGEEKPDQEMAALYEVLNERKLVSPYLDAYFYSNEEKNLDRHLTTLLYGKELENSVTRVEKFSGCAFAHFLQYGLRLRERLVHEILPMDMGQVFHRTLQFVGQEGSWDWEDDRERDRFVDSMVERALDEDPDKKEIFESSSRNQYTKERIRRMAKRAVWAVEQQIKRGEFTPYEYELGFSADDGLSCANLSLKDGTKMKFTGVIDRVDCYEDEENLYLKIIDYKSGNMQFDFTKILNGLQVQLVVYMNAILELEGKKYPEKRMVPAGMFYFHVDDPVIAPKTDGEPEIEVLKNLQLRGVVNEDFGLVEHLEQEDEYGIVTLPVTRTKTGYKKGSALLSTNEFKNLGRKVEEKMKQLGEAMMDGDISISPYEYQSMPCDYCAFKSICAYEPKLMKSRKLEKIGLTEAKELLAEGKGADDALD from the coding sequence ATGGCATTACAGTGTGTCCTGGGCGCAGGCCGCACAGGAAAAACGGATTATATATATCAGCAGATGATAAAAGAGTCTATGGAGAATCGGGATGAAAACTTCTTTTTTCTCGTTCCGGACCAGTCGACGCTGAATGCGCAGAGGGAGCTGATCACCAGGCATCCGAATCACGGGACTATGAACATCGACGTGGTTGGATTCTACCGCCTTTCTTACAGAGTGTTTGAGGAGCTTTCCTATATTCCCAAAGAACTGCTCAATGACGAGGGAAAATCCATGGTCATAAGAAAGGTCATGGGGGAGTGCCGAAAGGATCTTCTCGTGTTCGGTTCAGGCATGGAAAAGCAGGGCTTTATCGATGAGATGAAGTCTTTCTTTGCGGAAACCTACCAGTATGATGTGTCTCTGGAAAAGCTTAAGGAGGCCGTAAAATCTTTTGAGAACACGGACAGCCTGACGCTGAAGATGAAAGACATCGTCCTGGTCCTGGAGAAGTTTGAGGACTATATGAAGGACCGCTATCTGGTATCGGAACAGCTGCTGGACGTACTGGCTCAAAAGATCACGGAATCCGAAAAACTCAAAGGTGCCACGATCTATATTGACGGGTTTACCGGATTTACACCCATACAAAATAAAGTACTCAAGAAACTGCTGCCGTATGCAAAAAAAATTGTGGCGGCGTTTACCATCGATGAGAAACGTGCCGGAGGGCCGTACAGGGATTATGAGCTGTTTGCCATGCCCAAAAAAGAGATTTCTCAATTAAAAGAGATGGCGGTAAGACAGGGAGTCCCCATACTGCCGGATGTGATTCTGCACCCGAATGCTGCGGGATCAAAAGAACTGCGCCATCTGGAGCAGAACCTGTTTCGGTATCCTTTTCATGTGTACAGGGGTAAGACAAAGGACATCAGAGTCTGCTGTCTTAAGAATCCAAAGGAGGAGAGCCGGTACATACTGGGCTGTATTGAACATCTGGTCAGGAAGGAAGGATACCGGTACAAAGATCTGGTCGTGCTGACCGGTGACATGGAAACGTATCAGCCGGAACTTGAAAAATGTTTTGAGGATTTCGGCATTCCCTGCTTTATTGACGGGAACAGGGCACTCAGGAATAATCCATGCGTGGAAACGATTCTTTCTGCGCTGAAAATGATCCAGATGGATTTTTCTTATGAGATGGTATTCCGGTATTTAAAATCAGGATTTTCTGCCCTTGAACCAGAGGAGACCGATCTCCTTGAAAACTTTGTGATCGCTTCCGGCATCCGGGGATATGCCCGGTGGAACAGGCCTTTTAAAAGCCGGGCGTTTACAAAGGAAGAGATGAAACAGATCAACCAATCCAGGGAAACATTTATGAAAGAGACCGGTCCGTTCAAGGAAGGGATCAGGAAGCGGGGAATCACTGTTTTAGAGAGACTTACGCACCTTCACGGGTTCTTTCTCACTCTGGATATCCAGGGACAGATGGAGAGGAAAAAAGAGGAATTTGAAGCGGCCGGGGATCTGGCTATGGCCAAAACCTATGATCAGATCTATGGGGAAGTTTTAAACATCATGGACCAGATGGCGGAGATTCTCGGAGAAGAAGAGCTTTCTTTTGATGAATTTTGCGCGGTCCTGGAGACCGGGCTCTCAGAGATGACGGTGGGCGTGATTCCGCCGGGGCTTGATCAGGTAATCGTCGGAGATATCGAGCGGACGAGAGTGGAAGGGGTTAAGGTTCTGTTTTTTGCCGGCATCAATGAGGGAGTAGTGCCGAAGCCGTCGAAAGGCGGAGGCCTCGTGACGGACTCTCAGAGAGAAGAACTTTTAAAAGCCGGAATTTCCCTTGCACCCGGGGCGGCAAACCAGGCGTACATGGAGCAGTACTATTTGTATCTGGCCATGTCAAAGCCGGATGAAAAGCTGTATCTGACTTATGCTTCTATGGATTCCTCCGGGGAAAGCAAAGCTCCTTCATATCTGATTGGAAGAATTGAAAAGCTGTTTCCCGGGCTGAAAAAAGACCTCGATTTGCAAGAGACACCAGTTTATTCCGTCAGCGAGGCAAGAGAACGGTTTGTTGAAAAACTTCAGGAACTCGGCGAGGAAAAGCCGGATCAGGAGATGGCCGCATTATATGAAGTCTTAAATGAACGAAAGCTGGTTTCACCGTATCTGGATGCATATTTCTACAGCAATGAGGAAAAGAACCTGGACAGGCATCTGACAACACTTCTCTACGGTAAGGAACTGGAAAACAGCGTGACCCGCGTAGAAAAGTTCTCAGGCTGCGCCTTTGCCCATTTTCTTCAGTACGGACTGCGGCTTCGGGAACGGCTGGTACATGAGATCCTGCCTATGGATATGGGACAGGTATTTCACCGGACTCTGCAGTTTGTGGGGCAGGAAGGAAGCTGGGACTGGGAAGATGACAGGGAACGGGATCGGTTTGTGGATTCCATGGTAGAGCGTGCCTTGGATGAAGATCCGGATAAAAAGGAGATTTTTGAGAGCAGCAGCCGGAATCAATATACAAAGGAGCGGATCAGGAGGATGGCAAAACGGGCCGTCTGGGCTGTGGAGCAGCAGATAAAAAGAGGAGAATTCACTCCGTATGAATATGAACTGGGATTTTCTGCGGACGACGGTCTCTCCTGTGCAAACCTTTCCCTGAAGGACGGCACCAAGATGAAGTTTACCGGGGTGATCGACCGGGTGGACTGCTATGAGGATGAGGAGAATCTATATTTAAAGATCATCGATTATAAATCCGGAAATATGCAGTTTGACTTTACAAAAATTTTAAATGGTCTGCAGGTACAGCTGGTCGTTTATATGAATGCCATTTTAGAACTGGAAGGGAAAAAGTACCCCGAAAAGCGGATGGTCCCGGCAGGCATGTTTTATTTTCACGTGGACGATCCGGTCATAGCGCCGAAAACAGACGGGGAGCCTGAGATAGAAGTTCTCAAAAATCTTCAGCTCAGGGGAGTTGTGAATGAGGATTTCGGACTCGTGGAGCATCTGGAGCAGGAGGATGAGTACGGAATCGTAACCCTTCCGGTCACAAGGACAAAAACGGGATACAAAAAAGGATCTGCGCTGCTCTCCACGAATGAATTTAAGAATCTGGGCCGGAAGGTGGAAGAAAAAATGAAGCAGCTCGGAGAGGCTATGATGGACGGAGATATTTCTATAAGTCCGTATGAATATCAGTCAATGCCGTGCGATTACTGTGCATTCAAAAGTATTTGTGCGTATGAGCCAAAACTGATGAAATCCAGAAAACTTGAGAAGATCGGCCTTACTGAGGCAAAGGAGTTATTAGCAGAGGGAAAGGGGGCAGACGATGCCTTGGACTAA
- the addA gene encoding helicase-exonuclease AddAB subunit AddA — MPWTKEQQQVIEERGCSLLVSAAAGSGKTAVLVERIIEKISSKEEPVDVDRLLVVTYTHAAANEMKERIRRAIEKKVEEDPENEHLIRQLSLIHKAQITTIHSFCLNLIRDYYYKLDLDPNFAIGDQGQMDLMKLEVLDDVLEEAYAEQSDAFVEFIESYIPGKNDDRIRDYVLGLYESSRSHIDPLLWLSQARQGFQIRTKEELHRAVWMKEILKDAKAVAESACAIMKKAKEAASETGGPYFYLPTLTADLETMEEIRSAESYKDFGELFLSFTKPRLNGRKKKDDIIDKDLQEYCKDLRKKAYDLIDSIRSSYFYKPESEIIRQIRRVRQPMEGFIGLTEKFYHRFMERKKLDNLLDFSDLEHLALELLTSGFSEDGTPIVSGIAKEKAEYFHEIYIDEYQDSNFLQDAILRSVSGQSLGEHNIFMVGDVKQSIYSFRLARPELFIEKYHGFKKDGKNSKLIELRNNFRSRREVLFTVNDIFYQIMHASLGNIEYTEDVALVPSFPYEESGGAGGNAELLLVSRDWNDASEEDKDVLEARMIADRIKKMVDGPEPQMVLDYDEEGSEVYRKAEYRDIVILLRSVKGNAEKIQEVLMDAGIPAISSSQSGYFDTVEVRTVLSLLTVVDNLYADIEMAAFLRSPMIGMTGEDLAKLKLGGKKKYMYDCLTEAAGKDEKADTALSVLKRLREAKTFLSLRELLWLAFDLTGYYHYVGAMPQGAKRQGNLLMLAEQAKTYEASRYKGVFHFIRYMEQCREYQMDFGEANTLGGNENLVTITSIHKSKGLEYPIVFLAKTHKKFNLRDTGGSLLFHPDYFIGPDLVNIRQRTKEPTIMKGMISRQLVKDSLGEELRVLYVALTRAKEKLIMTGVQGSRHQPGGKGPVSYVDLLSARSYLEWLLMAAGNMEESPFEIHFLSEEDVALSSAEEVFTSYRDRGLLTDELESMAGSEEAQGMREAFAYRYPYDKERDGRLKYSVSEIKRMSQAAEPEESYKPEPQKERLYPKFLKEKKEASPASRGTAVHKVLELMDFSLDYTPELLEEQISRWSSEEKIEEGMEKLIPREDILAFLNSDLGLRIKKAAGRKEQYKEAQFVMGVKFSEMEPEAKSRDYVVVQGIIDLYFKEEGELVLVDYKTDRVKPGEEEVLAERYRAQLQYYKKALEQMEQKKVKECYIYSIPLRKAISL; from the coding sequence ATGCCTTGGACTAAAGAACAGCAGCAGGTCATAGAGGAGAGAGGCTGCAGCCTTTTGGTGTCTGCCGCGGCAGGCTCTGGAAAGACGGCTGTGCTTGTGGAACGGATCATCGAAAAGATATCGTCAAAAGAGGAACCGGTGGATGTGGACCGTCTGCTGGTGGTGACCTATACCCACGCTGCGGCCAATGAAATGAAGGAGAGGATCCGCAGAGCCATAGAAAAGAAGGTGGAGGAAGACCCGGAAAATGAACATCTGATCCGTCAGCTCTCTCTGATTCACAAGGCTCAGATTACGACGATCCACAGCTTTTGTCTCAATCTCATCAGAGATTACTACTACAAGCTCGATCTGGACCCGAATTTTGCGATTGGAGACCAGGGACAGATGGACCTTATGAAGCTGGAAGTGCTGGATGATGTGCTGGAGGAGGCCTACGCCGAACAGAGCGATGCTTTCGTGGAATTTATCGAAAGCTATATTCCGGGGAAAAACGATGACCGGATCAGAGACTATGTCCTGGGGCTCTATGAGAGTTCCAGAAGTCATATCGATCCGCTTCTCTGGCTTTCACAGGCAAGACAGGGATTTCAGATCCGTACGAAGGAAGAACTTCACCGGGCAGTCTGGATGAAGGAAATCCTGAAAGATGCGAAGGCGGTGGCGGAATCCGCCTGTGCTATAATGAAGAAGGCAAAAGAAGCGGCATCCGAGACCGGGGGACCGTATTTTTACCTTCCGACTCTCACGGCAGATCTGGAAACCATGGAAGAGATCCGGAGTGCAGAGTCATATAAGGATTTCGGAGAGCTGTTTTTATCCTTTACAAAACCGCGCCTGAACGGAAGAAAGAAAAAGGACGATATCATTGACAAAGACCTTCAGGAGTACTGCAAGGATTTGAGAAAAAAGGCTTATGACCTGATCGATTCTATCAGAAGCAGCTATTTTTATAAGCCGGAAAGTGAGATCATCCGGCAGATCCGCAGGGTACGGCAGCCTATGGAAGGCTTTATCGGACTGACAGAAAAGTTTTATCACCGCTTCATGGAGCGCAAAAAGCTGGACAACCTTTTAGATTTCAGTGACCTGGAACATCTGGCACTGGAACTTTTAACCTCGGGCTTTTCGGAGGACGGGACTCCAATCGTCAGCGGGATCGCGAAAGAAAAAGCAGAATATTTCCATGAGATCTATATTGACGAGTATCAGGACAGCAACTTTCTCCAGGATGCGATTTTAAGGAGTGTGTCCGGACAAAGCCTTGGTGAACACAATATTTTTATGGTGGGGGATGTCAAACAGAGCATTTACAGCTTCCGCCTCGCGAGACCGGAGCTGTTCATAGAGAAATATCACGGATTTAAAAAGGATGGGAAAAACTCAAAACTCATTGAACTGAGAAATAATTTCAGGAGCCGCAGGGAAGTGCTTTTTACGGTCAACGATATTTTTTATCAGATCATGCACGCATCCCTTGGGAATATCGAATATACAGAGGATGTGGCTCTGGTGCCAAGTTTTCCTTATGAGGAGTCGGGTGGTGCAGGCGGTAATGCGGAACTTCTGTTGGTCAGCAGAGATTGGAACGATGCATCTGAGGAGGACAAAGATGTGCTGGAGGCCAGGATGATCGCAGACCGGATCAAAAAGATGGTGGACGGGCCTGAACCTCAGATGGTGCTGGATTATGATGAGGAAGGCAGTGAAGTTTACCGGAAGGCTGAATACAGAGATATTGTTATTCTCCTGAGGTCTGTGAAAGGAAATGCAGAGAAGATTCAGGAGGTGTTAATGGACGCCGGCATCCCGGCCATATCAAGCAGCCAGAGCGGGTACTTTGATACGGTGGAAGTGCGCACTGTGCTGAGCCTTCTGACTGTGGTGGATAATCTGTATGCGGACATCGAGATGGCTGCGTTTCTCCGGTCTCCCATGATCGGCATGACGGGGGAGGATTTGGCGAAACTGAAACTTGGCGGAAAGAAAAAGTATATGTATGACTGCCTCACCGAGGCAGCAGGGAAAGATGAGAAGGCGGACACTGCACTTTCGGTGCTGAAAAGGCTCAGGGAGGCGAAAACCTTCCTGTCCCTCCGCGAGCTGCTCTGGCTGGCATTTGACCTTACGGGGTATTATCACTATGTCGGGGCTATGCCTCAGGGCGCCAAACGCCAGGGAAATCTTCTGATGCTGGCAGAGCAGGCGAAGACTTATGAGGCCAGCCGCTACAAAGGGGTATTTCATTTTATCCGCTATATGGAACAGTGCAGAGAATATCAAATGGATTTCGGTGAGGCCAATACACTGGGCGGAAATGAAAACCTGGTTACGATCACGAGTATCCATAAGAGCAAGGGACTGGAATATCCGATTGTATTCCTTGCCAAAACACACAAGAAATTTAATTTACGGGACACGGGCGGCAGCCTTTTGTTTCATCCGGATTATTTTATAGGACCGGATCTTGTGAACATCAGGCAGAGAACGAAAGAGCCGACCATTATGAAAGGCATGATTTCAAGACAGCTGGTGAAGGATTCGCTTGGAGAAGAACTGCGCGTTTTGTATGTGGCACTCACAAGGGCAAAAGAAAAACTTATCATGACGGGAGTACAGGGAAGCCGCCATCAGCCCGGCGGCAAAGGGCCGGTCTCCTATGTGGATCTGCTGAGCGCCAGGTCTTATCTGGAGTGGCTTCTCATGGCTGCCGGAAATATGGAGGAGAGTCCTTTTGAAATCCATTTTCTCTCAGAGGAGGATGTGGCGCTTTCAAGCGCAGAAGAAGTTTTCACATCTTACAGAGACAGGGGGTTATTAACGGATGAGCTGGAATCCATGGCAGGATCAGAAGAGGCGCAGGGCATGCGGGAGGCCTTTGCGTACCGGTATCCGTATGACAAAGAAAGGGACGGCAGGCTGAAGTATTCTGTTTCTGAGATCAAAAGAATGTCTCAGGCGGCAGAACCTGAGGAGTCATACAAGCCGGAACCGCAGAAAGAGCGGCTGTATCCAAAGTTTTTGAAGGAGAAGAAAGAAGCTTCTCCGGCCTCCAGAGGTACCGCAGTGCACAAAGTACTGGAACTTATGGATTTTTCTCTGGACTATACACCGGAGCTTTTGGAAGAACAAATCAGTCGGTGGAGCAGTGAAGAAAAGATTGAGGAAGGGATGGAAAAACTGATTCCCCGGGAAGACATCCTGGCTTTTCTTAACTCCGATCTGGGACTGCGGATCAAGAAAGCTGCAGGGCGAAAAGAACAGTACAAGGAAGCTCAGTTTGTCATGGGAGTAAAGTTCAGTGAGATGGAACCGGAGGCGAAAAGCCGTGATTATGTGGTGGTCCAGGGGATCATCGACCTGTATTTTAAAGAAGAAGGGGAACTTGTCCTGGTGGATTATAAGACAGACCGCGTAAAACCCGGGGAAGAGGAGGTCCTTGCAGAAAGGTACAGGGCACAGCTTCAGTACTACAAAAAAGCGCTGGAACAGATGGAGCAAAAAAAGGTAAAAGAATGTTACATTTACTCCATTCCTCTCAGGAAAGCCATCAGTTTATAA
- a CDS encoding thiazole synthase: MSDTLKIGTKEFTSRFLLGTGKFSLEKTAEAVNAADAQIVTMALRRAKEAGSSNILEYIPDTVTLLPNTSGARNAREAVRIARLAREVGCGDFIKIEVIRDTKYLMPDNAETIKATEILADEGFTVLPYVTPDLNTARDLENAGAAAVMPLAAPIGSNKGLLTKEFIQMLIDDIDLPVIVDAGIGKPSEACAAMEMGADAVLANTAVATAKDVVSMAKAFKMAVDAGRKAYLAGLGRVLYQGGDASSPLTGFLED; this comes from the coding sequence ATGAGTGATACATTAAAAATCGGAACAAAGGAATTTACATCAAGGTTTCTGCTTGGAACCGGAAAGTTCAGTCTGGAAAAGACAGCCGAGGCTGTAAATGCGGCTGATGCCCAGATCGTTACCATGGCGCTCAGGAGGGCAAAGGAGGCAGGTTCCAGCAATATTTTAGAGTACATACCGGATACGGTGACACTGCTTCCAAATACCTCCGGGGCAAGAAATGCCCGGGAGGCTGTGCGCATTGCAAGGCTTGCAAGAGAAGTTGGCTGCGGTGATTTTATCAAGATCGAAGTGATACGGGACACCAAGTATCTGATGCCTGACAACGCAGAGACTATCAAAGCCACGGAGATTCTTGCAGACGAGGGGTTCACGGTTCTTCCGTATGTAACTCCTGACTTGAATACGGCAAGAGACCTGGAAAATGCAGGAGCCGCCGCGGTCATGCCTCTGGCAGCACCGATCGGAAGCAACAAAGGACTCCTGACGAAGGAATTTATCCAGATGCTGATTGACGATATCGATCTTCCGGTCATCGTGGATGCCGGAATCGGGAAGCCGTCCGAGGCCTGTGCGGCAATGGAGATGGGAGCCGATGCGGTCCTGGCAAACACGGCGGTGGCAACAGCAAAAGATGTCGTATCCATGGCAAAGGCTTTTAAAATGGCAGTGGATGCCGGAAGAAAGGCATACCTTGCGGGGCTGGGACGTGTTCTTTATCAGGGAGGAGATGCATCATCTCCGTTGACAGGATTTTTGGAGGACTAG
- the thiF gene encoding sulfur carrier protein ThiS adenylyltransferase ThiF, giving the protein MDEMLTRERFEQELAGRQTPEVRERLREGTVAVAGLGGLGSNIALMLARTGIRKLFLADFDRVDPSNLNRQAYTISQIGMKKTEAMSELIRQINPWIELEFFDGRVTRENAAELFRPYPIICEAFDSPEAKADLVNSILSQLPGNTVISGSGMAGAYSSNQIKTAKKMKRLYVCGDGTHGISDEESLTAARVSICAGHEANMAVRLILGEEEV; this is encoded by the coding sequence GTGGATGAGATGCTGACGAGAGAACGATTTGAACAGGAACTGGCCGGACGTCAGACGCCGGAAGTGAGGGAAAGGCTCAGGGAAGGAACCGTGGCCGTTGCGGGTCTTGGGGGTCTTGGCTCCAATATAGCCCTGATGCTTGCAAGAACGGGGATCAGGAAGCTGTTTCTGGCAGATTTTGACCGGGTAGATCCATCCAATCTAAACCGGCAGGCATACACCATTTCCCAGATCGGAATGAAAAAGACGGAAGCCATGAGCGAACTGATCCGCCAGATCAACCCGTGGATTGAACTGGAGTTTTTTGACGGAAGGGTTACCAGAGAAAATGCGGCAGAGCTGTTTCGGCCATATCCGATTATCTGCGAAGCATTTGACTCGCCGGAGGCGAAAGCGGACCTGGTCAACAGTATATTGTCTCAGCTGCCTGGCAATACCGTTATTTCCGGCAGCGGGATGGCCGGGGCTTACAGCTCGAATCAGATAAAAACGGCAAAGAAAATGAAACGGCTTTATGTGTGCGGAGACGGGACACACGGGATATCCGACGAAGAATCCCTGACCGCGGCCAGAGTATCCATCTGTGCGGGACATGAGGCGAATATGGCAGTACGGCTGATTTTAGGAGAAGAAGAGGTATAA